CGCAAGCGTGCCGAAGAGGCCTTGCAGAACACCGACTCGAACCTCGAGTACGCTACGGCACAAGCCGAACTGGCCTATGCCACGGCTCAACTCGCGGCCATCGCGCAACTGCGTCGTCGTCGCGGACAGCATTGACCCGGAGGGGGCTGCGGCAAGTTCGCGGCCGCGCCAGTGTGAACAACCCACATCGAGCGATGTGGGTTTTTTTTCGTCTTTTTAAGCGTTGTGGTTGCGTCCGGGTTCAATCGATGCTCAATGTGATATTCCACAGTCACACAATGCGATTGAAAGCTTCCCAATACGTAAAGGTCATCCTGAACGACTCAGCGGATGAAACCGGAGACGACAATGACCACTGCACTCGCCTTGCCGCCGGCACAAATCGAGCCCAAGAACGGCTTGTCCTACGTTCGTGGCCGTACCGATGTTCTACTGTCCGGGGCAACGGTGGGCGAGTTTCTTGGGCAGACCGCGCGATGCTTCGCTGACCATCTGGCCGTTGTGTTCCGGGAGCAGGGCGTGCGCTGGACGTGGCGGGAATTCTCCCAGGAGGTCGACGCGCTGGCGGCTGGGTTTGCGTCGCTGGACATCGGCCAGGGGGACCGGGTCGGTATTTGGTCGCCGAATCGCGTCGAATGGCTGGTCACGCAGTTTGCGACCGCGCGCATCGGCGCGATCCTCGTCAACATCAACCCCGCCTATCGGCTGGCTGAACTCGACTATGCGTTGAACAAAGTCGGCTGCCGCGCGATTGTGGCCGCGGAGCAATTCAAGACGTCGCGGTATCTCGAGATGCTGCAGACGCTTGCACCGGAACTTGCGCAGCACGCGCCGGGGGAATTGCAGGCGGCGCGCCTGCCCGAACTGCGCCACGTGATCAGGATGGGCGCCGGCCGGACGCCGGGCATGCTTTGCTACGACGATCTGGTGCAGCAAGGCCGCAGCCGCCTGGACATGGCGCACCTCGCCGCGATAAGCGGCACGCTCGACGCGCATGACCCGATCAACATCCAGTTCACTAGCGGCACCACCGGCAAGCCGAAGGGGGCGACGTTGACCCATCACAACATCGTCAATAACGCGCGCTTCATCGCGATGTCGATGCGTCTAACGGAGCAGGACCGGTTGTGCATCCCGGTGCCGCTGTATCACTGTTTCGGCATGGTGCTTGCGGTGCTCGCCTGTGTGTCCACTGGTGCCGCGATGGTATTCCCGGGGGAAGGATTCGATCCGGCGGCCACGCTTGCCGCAGTGTCGGACGAGCGATGCACGGCGCTACACGGCGTGCCGACGATGTTCATTGCCGAGCTCGACCACCCCGATTTCGAGCACTA
This sequence is a window from Mycetohabitans rhizoxinica HKI 454. Protein-coding genes within it:
- a CDS encoding AMP-binding protein, with the protein product MTTALALPPAQIEPKNGLSYVRGRTDVLLSGATVGEFLGQTARCFADHLAVVFREQGVRWTWREFSQEVDALAAGFASLDIGQGDRVGIWSPNRVEWLVTQFATARIGAILVNINPAYRLAELDYALNKVGCRAIVAAEQFKTSRYLEMLQTLAPELAQHAPGELQAARLPELRHVIRMGAGRTPGMLCYDDLVQQGRSRLDMAHLAAISGTLDAHDPINIQFTSGTTGKPKGATLTHHNIVNNARFIAMSMRLTEQDRLCIPVPLYHCFGMVLAVLACVSTGAAMVFPGEGFDPAATLAAVSDERCTALHGVPTMFIAELDHPDFEHYDLSRLRTGIMAGSPCPIETMKRVVARMHLGEITIAYGMTETSPVSFQSAASDPLEKRTTTVGRIQPHLEAKIIDALGNIVPVGQTGELCTKGYSVMQGYWGDDEKTRESIIDGWMHTGDLATLDAQGYCNIVGRLKDMVIRGGENIYPREIEELLFRHPKIQSVQVFGVPDAKYGEELCAWIVLRPGETATAEDIRDFCHGQIAHYKIPKYVRFVSDLPMTVTGKVQKFVMRAKMIDELKLSLDKTA